A stretch of Vigna angularis cultivar LongXiaoDou No.4 chromosome 4, ASM1680809v1, whole genome shotgun sequence DNA encodes these proteins:
- the LOC108330615 gene encoding transcription termination factor MTERF15, mitochondrial, translating into MTLGAKYANARFLGSTSAFSQYRKKIAVANLFQKYGFPSSLIPSFLSRNPSLLQAPLPQLHHSLTTLFSLRIPQNDIVSLLTTNPSLLHHSFYHTLQSRLPHLQTRFPTLSPSTLLNLLLSSTKLHLDPLQLSPKLNALKTDFAFSDATVASILEGFPDVVVTGENEIASVIDFLSGFGIPRDEIDLVVRSFPRVLALGVEQRLMPLFREIKELGFSNREMRSEISRDPRILGMEIGELTRCLRLIESLKCRESIKERVIGSGLMRACFEVKLRVDCLCGYGLTRRDALKVIWKEPRVICYEVGDVERKVEFLVQRMKCSVECLAEVPKYLGVNFEKQIVARYSVVECLRGKGAIGFEFGLKDLVMPSRLRFYNLYVKPYPECEKIYGRFSGCGVQVKTKHPAGLWKLFKPQKFAERDEDVESVRSFMESLV; encoded by the coding sequence ATGACGTTGGGCGCGAAATATGCAAACGCGCGTTTCCTCGGAAGCACTTCCGCTTTCTCTCAGTACAGAAAAAAAATCGCGGTGGCGAACCTATTCCAGAAGTACGGTTTCCCCTCTTCCCTCATCCCCTCCTTCCTCTCCCGCAACCCTTCCCTTCTCCAAGCCCCTCTCCCTCAACTCCACCATTCCCTCACCACCCTCTTCTCCCTCCGCATCCCCCAAAACGACATCGTTTCCCTCCTCACTACCAACCCCTCCCTCCTCCACCATTCCTTCTACCACACTCTCCAATCCCGTCTCCCCCATCTCCAAACGCGCTTCCCCACACTCTCCCCTTCCACCCTCCTCAACCTTCTCCTCTCTTCCACAAAGTTACATCTCGACCCGCTCCAACTCTCACCCAAGCTCAACGCGCTCAAAACCGATTTCGCATTTTCCGACGCCACCGTGGCCAGCATTCTGGAAGGGTTCCCCGACGTGGTTGTCACTGGCGAGAACGAAATCGCGAGCGTGATAGATTTTCTCTCGGGGTTCGGAATTCCCCGGGACGAGATTGATCTCGTTGTCCGTTCGTTTCCTAGGGTTTTGGCGCTCGGTGTTGAGCAGAGACTGATGCCGTTGTTTCGGGAAATCAAGGAGCTAGGGTTTTCCAATCGTGAGATGAGGAGCGAGATCTCGCGGGACCCGAGGATTCTGGGGATGGAAATTGGAGAGCTTACGCGGTGTTTGAGACTGATAGAGAGTTTGAAATGCAGGGAAAGTATCAAAGAGAGGGTTATAGGTTCGGGTCTGATGAGAGCGTGTTTTGAGGTGAAATTAAGAGTGGATTGTTTGTGTGGGTATGGTTTGACTCGAAGGGATGCTCTGAAGGTTATTTGGAAGGAGCCTAGGGTGATTTGTTACGAGGTTGGGGATGTTGAAAGGAAGGTTGAGTTTCTGGTGCAGAGGATGAAGTGTAGTGTAGAGTGTTTGGCTGAGGTGCCTAAATACTTGGGTGTGAATTTTGAGAAGCAGATTGTGGCTAGGTACAGTGTGGTAGAGTGTTTGAGGGGGAAAGGTGCCATTGGGTTTGAGTTTGGGTTGAAGGATTTGGTTATGCCTTCTAGGCTTAGGTTCTATAATCTTTATGTGAAGCCATACCCGGAGTGTGAAAAGATCTATGGAAGGTTTTCTGGGTGTGGTGTTCAAGTTAAGACGAAGCATCCCGCTGGACTGTGGAAACTTTTTAAACCGCAGAAGTTTGCTGAAAGGGATGAAGATGTGGAGAGCGTGAGGTCATTCATGGAGTCTCTGGTTTAG